The sequence below is a genomic window from Chitinophagales bacterium.
CTCGAATTCTGAGAAGCGCGGTTCAGACATTTACTCAAAGTACCTTTGCATTCAACTCTGAAACAAGTTCTCCAACTCCCTACGCAAAGCTGCGAATGGATTCGAAAGCCACCGCAGTAATTAAATACCTTTGAAATTGCATGATCATTCATTTGATTGATGGAACCTACGAGCTATTCAGGCACTTTTATGGTCAGCGTCGTTTTAACAAGGGTAAAGACAAGCAATTCGGTGCGCTGTCGGGTGTATTGAATGGAGTGTTGCAGATGTTCGAGGATGGCGCAACACATGCAGGTGTGGCCACCGATCACGTAATCGAATCATTTCGTAATAAACTTTGGCCTGGCTATAAAACCGGTGAAGGAATTGAGCCCGTTTTGTTGAATCAATTCCATCCATTGGAAGAAGCTCTATCGTCGATGGGTGTTGAAGTATGGCCAATGACAGAACTGGAGGCCGATGATGCGCTGGCATCAGCCGCGAACCTAACGGCCTCCGATCCGCGCGTTCAGAAAGTTTGCATCTGGACTCCTGACAAGGACCTTGCACAATGCGTTGACGATGATCAAGTGGTGCTGATGGATCGAAGGGCAAATAAGATCCTGAATGCAGATGCAGTACGCAAAAAATTCGGGGTGAGCCCCAAGCTGATTCCAGACCTACTCGCCCTCATCGGCGATACTGCGGATGGTTATCCGGGTATCCCCGGAATTGGAAAGATTGGCGCAGCCAGATTGCTGAACCAATATGGTCCTATCGAAGCTTTTCCTGCGGACATATTGGGGATACAAAGTAAAAAAGCTTTGCTCTTCAAGCAACTCGCTACCTTGAGAACCGATGCCGCGCTGTTTAGCGACCTTGATCAGCTGCAATGGCATGGCCCTAAATCATCTTTTGCCGCACTCGCGACCAGGCTTGGGGAACACCGCTTACTCAATCGGGCTATTGCTGTCGCTGAAAAAGTGAACTGGTAATTCACTTCTCACCCAAAATACCTCTGCATCAAACTCCCAAACAAATTCTCCAACTCCCGCTCACTCTCGCGCTGTTTTGTGCGCAACTTTTCTACCTGCTCTACCAGCGTTGCAAATTTTTGTTGCTCGGTGAGTGGAGGAAGAATAATTTTGAAACTCTTGATCTGTTCAAATGTAAATGCCTGTCTTGTTGCTCCAGAATTTTGTGAGAGGATTGAACTTTGGAACGTCGGTATGCTGATTTGAAAAGATAAAAATACAGGGAGGATTTTATTTTTCTTGACTCTGATAATGCAAACATGTTGGTTCACATTAGCCGAATCATCTATCCCTTCAAAAAATGAAACGCGGCCAATTGATGCACCAGTAATATTCAGTAAAACATCTTCTTTCTTTAGCCAAGTTCTTTTCATGTTGCTGTGAATCTCATCAGAAATGAATGCGACATTTGAATAATCAAATCTGTTCATCAATACGTTTTGACTCCTTATGAAAGTAATTCCCGAGTCTTTATAAACTGCGGCACCACCTAAAGGAGTTGAGCCACTCGATACTTTTGTAGAAATATCTCCAACCTCTTCTACTTCCCATTCCTTCTCATTCTTCACCGGATCACCAAACATTTCAAGAAAAGCAGATTGAAGAAATTGCTCAGTGAGTTGGTTTGCTAGTTTGCGTTTTTGGCGTGCTGAATCGGTTTGCTCTAAGATGAAGGCGATTTTTTGCTGTTCTGAAATTGGAAGAATAGGAATTGGTTGCTTTGCAAAATCCCTCATATTGAGATTTCTAAGGCCTGATGTTGTATTTGAAATCTTTTGTAAGAAATCTTTTGCCCTGGGAGAATTCAAATAGTAAAATAAGATCTCTGGAAGAATAATCTTCTTGTTTGCTCTCAATCTTTGAGTAAAATTTGAAAACAAAAAAGTCTTTCCATTAGGATTCATAAACAAGCAGCTCTTTCCAATAAGCTGAGGACTTCCGCTTGATTTCGTAATCAATATATCTCCATTATCAAGTGTGTATTCATTAACTTTCTTCGGAGATATTTTTCGGAAAGCAATGTCATCAAGAGTCAACCTTCCATCTTGGATATTTGATGAACGCAAAATGGGATAATCATTTTCATCTCCATTGTCTCCCCAAGTTCCCGATTGATTCAGTAGTAAAACTTCTGAAAGCTCTTTCTCTTTAAATCTGTTGAATTGCATTCTGAAATCTCTTTATTTAAATTCCCATTTTTCTCTTACAAACAATTCCGGTAACCTTACACAAACAATTTTCATTTTTCGTGCAATTGTTGGCAGCATGCGGTGCGGGAGTTCTTGTTGAATGATAATGAGCTTGCGATGGTGCGCACAAGCTATTACAAAGGGATCGGCAGCAGGGCGCATTCCTGTGGGATCAATCCATCCTTCGTTATTATCCATCAATTCGCGAATCATCTGCAACTCTTCAGGAGAGTGTTCAATAAACATTTTCTTGTGCTTTTCAACCCAATCAAGAAGCCAATCACTTCCACGCATAATTTCGTTGTATACTTCACGAACTGAAATAATTTCAAATTTTTCGCACGCTGTATTGAGCCGATTCCAAACACCACCAAACACTTCAGGAGGATAATCCTTTTTTAAATCAATAAGAGCGCTACTGTCAAGCACATATCTCCAAGGCGATTCAAAAAGGTCGTCCATGCTAAGCTTGAATCCGTTGGATTATTTTCGGTAGGTGATCAAGCTTCACATCCAGGTAATCAGCAATCTCACTATAAGTAAGAATTCCTTTTTCTACTCCACTCATTACATCGTTAATAAACTTCTTTCCCTTCTCTCGATAAACTGTATCTGCAGGTGAGATGATAACCTTTCTGCCTTCCTCTTTTACCTTTTTTAACAGGGCTTGTTTGCGACCAAATAGTTCTGCATTCCATTTTCCTTTCTTGCTGAAATAAAAACTCTTGGTAGCTAATCGCAGATCAACCAACTTGCGAAGAATAACTTCCTTACTCACCTTATATTTTCTTGCAAATTTTTCAAGGTCTTCTTCGCTCCATTCCTTCTGAGATTGTATATTAAAATTGATATCATGTTTAAACACTTCTTCAGGAATCAAGAAAGAAGCAGCAAACTGGTTACAGAAATCCTCAATGTCTTTATATCTCCCACTCAGATTTTTCGATTCTTTATCTCGAAATATTCCACCACTGTTAAAAAGAATGTGACACACTTCATGAAACAAGCTGAAAATGCGACCATTCTTTGCATCTTTTAAATTAAGAATGACTAGGGGAAAATCATCAGTAAGCGAAAAAGCCCGGGCTTCTTCAAAAGGCATATCTAATTGAAAAACATAAATGCCCAAGCCCTCAACCATTTCTCTAAAATTGTTGAATGCATAATCCACTTTCCATTTACTTTGTTCCTCGATTGTTAAACCGATAAAATTTCTAAACCGTGCGGCTGCACTTACGGGGTTATCGCGAAGTGTAACATTGAAATTCAGATAAGGTGGTCGCTCCTTTTCATCTTTATGCAAATCACGAACAAGGTTTTGGAGATGCCTTGCTTTGCGAATCACCAACTTCAATTCAGAGGAAAGGTTTTTTATTTCTCTGCTACTTAGGTTTCTAAAATCCTGATCAATCGGTTTCTCTTTCGGGGGCCTAGATAAAAATAAAATGGCCAGTGGTCTCTTATAAGCTTTATAAGCAAGATTCTCTAACTGCACATATGAAGGTGTTTCAATTCCTTTTTCCCAACGTTTCACTTTCACTTCATCAACTCCAATACTGCGAGCACAATCTTCAACTGAAAGACCTGCTGAATTACGTGCCCAAAACAAAACTTCAGGAGCAATTTTTAAAGGAAGTGCTTTTGACATCGCCGCAAAGTTCTTAATTGAAGTTGAATGATTGTAATGTGGTCAAAGAAGAAAATCTAAGTAACAATAATTTTGAAAACTGCATGGGAATTATTTCGTCTTCTCTTTTATCTGCTTCACTGCATACAGTATTTCTTCTTCCATCACCATAATACGATCCATCAACACATCCGGTTGCTCATATTTCATGGGTTTATGCTCAACAGGTTTGTAGCGAGAAATACTGAGGTCATATTTGTTCTTGCGTATCTCATCAGCATCAACAATCACCAAGCGCTTGTCATCCCGAACTTGTTTCGGGATCTCCTTCGATTTAGTAGATGCTGAAACAAGTTCAGCATACCGCGAGACGATTGAAGGAATATCATTGGCTTCCGTCTTCTGCCGTTTATCGTCGAGTGAGAAACCATCGGCTTGCATGTCGTAAAACCAAACGGTGTCTGTTACGCCTCCTTTGGTGAAGAGCAGCACTGCCGTGCTCACGCCTGCATACGGTTTGAACACACCGCTCGGCATGGAGATGATTCCATCGAGGCGACATTTGTCCATCAGAATTTTACGCGCATCTACGTGCGCATTGCTGGAGCCGAAGAGCACACCATCGGGAACAATCACGGCAGCTCTTCCGCCGGTGACGAGTAAATCATAAATCAATTCCACATACAGCAACTCTGTTTTCTTCGTCTTCACATTGAAGCGCGTGTTCACATCGCTGGCATCAATGCTTCCTTTGAACGGAGGATTGGCAAGGACCACATCATACAATCCTTTTTCATTAAATTGCTTGCTCAGCGTATCGGTATAGCGGAAATTCGGATTGTCCACGCCGTGCAACATCAGGTTCATCGCTCCCATGCGCACCATCGTGGTATCAAAATCATAGCCGCTGATGGCATGACTCTTCAGAAACTCATGCAGTTTTTTATTCGCAATCTTGTCGCCAATAAGGTTGTGCGCTTTGCCTTCTTCATCGTAGGTGAGCACATCAGCGCTCGTATTCATTTCGAGGATGCGTTCATAGGCAGACACTAAGAAACCGGCTGTGCCCGCCGCAGGATCGCAAATGCGTTCTCCTATTTTCGGGTCAATCAGTTTCACCATCATGCGGATGATGTGACGCGGTGTGCGGAACTGTCCGTTCTTGCCTGCGGTGGTGAGCTGCATGAGCAGGTATTCGTACAGGTCGCCCTGCACATCAATGTTCTGCTCGCTGATGTGCATGTCGTCAATGATCTTCACGGCTTCCTGCAACAGCGAAGCGCGCGGAATCACAAACACTGCATCCTGCATGTGCTGGGTGAATGAACTGGTTTCACTGCCGAGGTTGCGTAGAAAATCAAACACCACATCGCGCACATGCCTCAGCATTTCTTCGCCGGGCAATTGACTCCAGTAACTCCAACGGCATTTCGCCCCTAAATCCCCTGAAGGGGACTTTCCATTCTGTATCTTAAAAACACTATTGAACGGAGTGCTCCTCCGCTTCGCACTCGCTGCATTTGCATTGTCTCTGTCTTCGAGGCGCTTGAGGAAAATCAGGTAGCTCATCTGCTCAATCGCCGTAAGCGGATTGCTGATGCCTCCGCTCCAGAATTTATCCCAGAGTGAATCTACTTGTGAGCGGAGTTGTGGGGAGGTGAGCATGAGTGATTTTATGTTCGGGAAAATAAAAACTGTAATGACTCACAGAATTTTACTGAGTGACTGTAGTTAATCAAGAAATGTCAAACTGTTGGCTTGTCTTTTTTCTGTGTTGATGTTGCATCAATTCTTCTTTGCTTACTCATAGGAATTTCAAGGAAGGATAGGATGCGTTGTTTGTTTTCTACGCTTGTCGGGAAAAGATAAAGGTAGTTTATAACCATGCGTTTCATTATCTGTAATGGCAATGGATATTTTGTAAAATCATCTTTCAAGTTTCTCATTTCGGAATTTGGAAAACTTTTGAAGTAGTCTAACTTGATCGAGAAGTCAATCAATTTTGCTGAATTGTAATTATTCTTATGCAAGACTTCTTCATAACTGTTTTCAAGGTTTTGTGTTCCCAAAGAATCGGAAACCTTTTTGATAAAGTTGTAAGAGATTTGATTGCAGATGCCGAATAAAATTTTCCGGGAAACACCTTCAATTTTGTCCTTGTCGTGAATATGTTTTTCGTCAATGAGGTTCACGATTTGATTAACAAAAAAGTCGGTATTATTCTCAATGACAGTGAAAAAAATATTGAGTGTTCGCAACCCAACTAAGTATGCTTCTTCAACTAAGTCAATGATGACGGGGTTCGTCATTTTTCCGTAATTATTTTTCAGAATTTGTCCCAAGACTTCGATTGTTTTGAAGGCTGAATTGAGTTGCGACACAATATCAAGTTCAGAAATGTCCTCATCTAAATCTGCAACTTGAGAGAGGTCTTTCTGAATTTCCTTTAGTTCCTCTTTGTCTTGTTCATCATTTTGTTTGTTTACTTCCTCTCTGTGTTCTTCAATGGATTGGGATTCAAATACCAGTTGCGGAAGTTTGTCTGCAAGTTTATTGATTGCCTGTGTATCGTCTTGCAGTTTACAAGGTGAAAGCTCATGGAATAATTCCTTGGCATTTTTCAAAATCTCGGTGAGCAAAAATTTGTCTTTAGAGTGGTGTGTCAAGAACAACAAAACATTTGCAAACTCTGTTCTGTAAATTCTTTTGCAAAGGGCTGAAATAGTTTTTCTAGTTTCTTCTACGTCAATACTGTCAGCTAGATGTTTTGAAACAAAGAAGTAATAAATGTAGAGGTATTTGAATTCATACACGTCTACATACACTTCCATAATGTTTGCCGTGCACAAGTTCCTGAGAATCTCGTCAAGGTTTGGAGTGATAGTAAATAATTTTCTGTATTCAACATCAAATTTTTTCAGTTCAGCATAATCAATTGAACGAATTTTATTTTTAAAAAACCAATAGGATAACTCACTCAGATAGTTGTTGTAGCTTGTGATTTCATCCTGACTCTTTAATGAATTGCCAAATGCCTTTGAAATTAAGAATTGATAGTAATGTCCGAATGTGCTTGCAGTAAGGTCAGCAGGATTTCCTAATTCTATCGCCTGTAGAATTGTCAATAGAAAAATCGGGTAATTAGGAACAAGATTTTTTCCGGTTACAGTCCTGATAATTATTTCTGCCTGATTCAGTTTGTTTATCCGTTCTTCATCCGTAATTGTTTCCAGTAATCCAAGTGTAATCCATTTGTTTATGAGCTTACTTTTTAGAACATGACTGAATTCACGGATTTCATAAACTCCGAAAGATGAAAACAAATCTTCATTAACTGCTTCATCAGTTATTATGTCCTCAATGGACATAAGTTCATTTCCGGAAATAATAAGGTTTGGAAAATTCTTTATTAAGTTTGAAAGCAATCTTCCTTTGTATTTTGCATTGATGTTTACTTTATCAAAGTCGTCAATGATGATGACAAGTTTTGTTCTATCAAGTTGAACGAAATCTTCTTTCTCAGTAGTAGTATACTGATTGAAAAAATGTTGAAGTGCGATTTTATTAAAGTCGTTAATGATTGTTGTTTTCAATCGGTGCCCGTCAATCAGAACAGGAACAAAACCCTTGGAGTGTAAATGAGAAAAAGTAACTTTCAGTAAAGAAGATTTCCCGATGTTTTCAGCCCCGCTTAAAAGCAAGCGAATATCCTTGCTCAAAGATTTGATTAAGGTTTCAGAATCAATGGTAGTGACTGTAACTTCTTTTTCACTGTCGGCTGTATAGTCAATTACTTCAAGTCGTGGGAACGTGAAAATGTCAGAAAGCTTTATTTGAACTCTTGGGTGTGCGAAGTTTGCACCCGCATCATTTAGGGTAACAAAAAATTCTTTTTTCAACTCGTAAGTGTTTTTGATTTTTAAAACACCTCTTTCGTATGAAGTCCATGCATCAGAAGATTCGTTAGCGTATTTATCTCCGTGCCATTTGTAATTGCTAATTTGAAATTTGTTTGTCTTTAAGTCAAAGTTCACAAGATTGAAACCGCTATGTTTGGGTTCTCCGGTTTCCTGTAACACATCGCCTTCCACATTATAGATGATGTTGTCTTCCAAATCTGAGATTGCTGATTTGGTATGTTCGTGTTCATGTCCTGTGAAATAAAAGTCAGAAGTTTTTTCAATGTGGAACTTGAACTCTTTTCTGTTTTCAGGTTTGAGCCAATGCAGAGGATGATGAAAGCAAGTGATAAACAAGTCAGCTTTTTCTTTGAAAAGCTCTTCGTCAAAACCTCCGATGGGAAAGACCATTTTACCCGGTAGTTCGTGTCGCTGTGAGATATAGGCGGTGTTGTAGCAATAAATGATAATTGTTTTTTCAACTGTAGTGAATTTGAAAATGTTCAACAACTTACTTGAGTGAATCTTGTTGTCGCTTGAAGTTACTTGGTCGGCAAACTCAAAATAATTTTCCTGTGCTCGTGTTAAAATATCAATCACACTTTCGTCAATGGACTCCTCACCCGTTTGATGAATAAGTTTGATTAATCCCTCTCTTGATTTGTTGTCTTGTTCAGGTAAGACACAA
It includes:
- a CDS encoding flap endonuclease yields the protein MIIHLIDGTYELFRHFYGQRRFNKGKDKQFGALSGVLNGVLQMFEDGATHAGVATDHVIESFRNKLWPGYKTGEGIEPVLLNQFHPLEEALSSMGVEVWPMTELEADDALASAANLTASDPRVQKVCIWTPDKDLAQCVDDDQVVLMDRRANKILNADAVRKKFGVSPKLIPDLLALIGDTADGYPGIPGIGKIGAARLLNQYGPIEAFPADILGIQSKKALLFKQLATLRTDAALFSDLDQLQWHGPKSSFAALATRLGEHRLLNRAIAVAEKVNW
- a CDS encoding restriction endonuclease subunit S; its protein translation is MQFNRFKEKELSEVLLLNQSGTWGDNGDENDYPILRSSNIQDGRLTLDDIAFRKISPKKVNEYTLDNGDILITKSSGSPQLIGKSCLFMNPNGKTFLFSNFTQRLRANKKIILPEILFYYLNSPRAKDFLQKISNTTSGLRNLNMRDFAKQPIPILPISEQQKIAFILEQTDSARQKRKLANQLTEQFLQSAFLEMFGDPVKNEKEWEVEEVGDISTKVSSGSTPLGGAAVYKDSGITFIRSQNVLMNRFDYSNVAFISDEIHSNMKRTWLKKEDVLLNITGASIGRVSFFEGIDDSANVNQHVCIIRVKKNKILPVFLSFQISIPTFQSSILSQNSGATRQAFTFEQIKSFKIILPPLTEQQKFATLVEQVEKLRTKQRESERELENLFGSLMQRYFG
- a CDS encoding DUF4411 family protein — encoded protein: MDDLFESPWRYVLDSSALIDLKKDYPPEVFGGVWNRLNTACEKFEIISVREVYNEIMRGSDWLLDWVEKHKKMFIEHSPEELQMIRELMDNNEGWIDPTGMRPAADPFVIACAHHRKLIIIQQELPHRMLPTIARKMKIVCVRLPELFVREKWEFK
- a CDS encoding ImmA/IrrE family metallo-endopeptidase, producing MSKALPLKIAPEVLFWARNSAGLSVEDCARSIGVDEVKVKRWEKGIETPSYVQLENLAYKAYKRPLAILFLSRPPKEKPIDQDFRNLSSREIKNLSSELKLVIRKARHLQNLVRDLHKDEKERPPYLNFNVTLRDNPVSAAARFRNFIGLTIEEQSKWKVDYAFNNFREMVEGLGIYVFQLDMPFEEARAFSLTDDFPLVILNLKDAKNGRIFSLFHEVCHILFNSGGIFRDKESKNLSGRYKDIEDFCNQFAASFLIPEEVFKHDINFNIQSQKEWSEEDLEKFARKYKVSKEVILRKLVDLRLATKSFYFSKKGKWNAELFGRKQALLKKVKEEGRKVIISPADTVYREKGKKFINDVMSGVEKGILTYSEIADYLDVKLDHLPKIIQRIQA
- a CDS encoding N-6 DNA methylase, with the translated sequence MLTSPQLRSQVDSLWDKFWSGGISNPLTAIEQMSYLIFLKRLEDRDNANAASAKRRSTPFNSVFKIQNGKSPSGDLGAKCRWSYWSQLPGEEMLRHVRDVVFDFLRNLGSETSSFTQHMQDAVFVIPRASLLQEAVKIIDDMHISEQNIDVQGDLYEYLLMQLTTAGKNGQFRTPRHIIRMMVKLIDPKIGERICDPAAGTAGFLVSAYERILEMNTSADVLTYDEEGKAHNLIGDKIANKKLHEFLKSHAISGYDFDTTMVRMGAMNLMLHGVDNPNFRYTDTLSKQFNEKGLYDVVLANPPFKGSIDASDVNTRFNVKTKKTELLYVELIYDLLVTGGRAAVIVPDGVLFGSSNAHVDARKILMDKCRLDGIISMPSGVFKPYAGVSTAVLLFTKGGVTDTVWFYDMQADGFSLDDKRQKTEANDIPSIVSRYAELVSASTKSKEIPKQVRDDKRLVIVDADEIRKNKYDLSISRYKPVEHKPMKYEQPDVLMDRIMVMEEEILYAVKQIKEKTK
- a CDS encoding metallophosphoesterase, producing the protein MNILFIQLSDIHFTKDDNSLLEKEQQLVSALSNNCKDSQLVFLTISGDLTNTASKEEFKIASDFLGRVRSSLEKYSTKPINIIPLPGNHDCVLPEQDNKSREGLIKLIHQTGEESIDESVIDILTRAQENYFEFADQVTSSDNKIHSSKLLNIFKFTTVEKTIIIYCYNTAYISQRHELPGKMVFPIGGFDEELFKEKADLFITCFHHPLHWLKPENRKEFKFHIEKTSDFYFTGHEHEHTKSAISDLEDNIIYNVEGDVLQETGEPKHSGFNLVNFDLKTNKFQISNYKWHGDKYANESSDAWTSYERGVLKIKNTYELKKEFFVTLNDAGANFAHPRVQIKLSDIFTFPRLEVIDYTADSEKEVTVTTIDSETLIKSLSKDIRLLLSGAENIGKSSLLKVTFSHLHSKGFVPVLIDGHRLKTTIINDFNKIALQHFFNQYTTTEKEDFVQLDRTKLVIIIDDFDKVNINAKYKGRLLSNLIKNFPNLIISGNELMSIEDIITDEAVNEDLFSSFGVYEIREFSHVLKSKLINKWITLGLLETITDEERINKLNQAEIIIRTVTGKNLVPNYPIFLLTILQAIELGNPADLTASTFGHYYQFLISKAFGNSLKSQDEITSYNNYLSELSYWFFKNKIRSIDYAELKKFDVEYRKLFTITPNLDEILRNLCTANIMEVYVDVYEFKYLYIYYFFVSKHLADSIDVEETRKTISALCKRIYRTEFANVLLFLTHHSKDKFLLTEILKNAKELFHELSPCKLQDDTQAINKLADKLPQLVFESQSIEEHREEVNKQNDEQDKEELKEIQKDLSQVADLDEDISELDIVSQLNSAFKTIEVLGQILKNNYGKMTNPVIIDLVEEAYLVGLRTLNIFFTVIENNTDFFVNQIVNLIDEKHIHDKDKIEGVSRKILFGICNQISYNFIKKVSDSLGTQNLENSYEEVLHKNNYNSAKLIDFSIKLDYFKSFPNSEMRNLKDDFTKYPLPLQIMKRMVINYLYLFPTSVENKQRILSFLEIPMSKQRRIDATSTQKKDKPTV